The following coding sequences lie in one Nitrospinaceae bacterium genomic window:
- a CDS encoding FAD-binding protein, translated as MAGWEKLESELKEAIEGEVRFDPYSKKLYSTDASMYRIEPVGVVIPRSAEDVKKTLEISAGHRAAVLSRGGGTSLAGQTVGKAVVLDFSKYMNSVIEHDLDGEWARVQPGLVQDHFNDYLKPHGFVFGPNTSTSSRATLGGMMGNNSSGSESLVYGKTVDHVHEISGFLAGGEPFTFGPLEGAALQSKLEEKSRIGDIYRTLHRLSDENRQEIDDRYPKIMRRVAGYNLDELIKDEPFNLAKFLVGSEGTLATITEAKVRICRRPRARGSLAIHFDSVERALAASAQILTHKPAALEIMDRLLLGLAQQNIEARRWMTSFMEGDPEATLQVIFFGDGADEVRAKVEGLISELERDGIGYSRVPLLDAAGQAAISNVRKAGLGFLLGVKGDKKPYAFIEDCAVAPEKLLDYYRKLEKIIRDHDTQGSFYGHSSVGLMHIRPSINLKMESEVKKMVSIQEQTSDLVLEFGGAMSGEHGDGLARSHLVPKFFGNKLYNSFCEVKRTFDPEGLMNPGKIVNADAFTDNFRISPTYKTVPISTIMDFSADGGFARAIEMCNGVGACRKRDGTMCPSFQATNEEEHSTRGRANALREVISGGIEGEDLSSKRLYEVMELCLGCKGCKAECPSSVDMAKIKAEVMQAHWDRHGTPLGTRLFGRIAQINRLSKPFAALVNMGYKNTFLRSLMERFMGVDKRRELSPLVSETFEEWFRSRPSGVKSTRGKVLFMNDTFTNFHHPEVGKATIRVLEAAGFEVQLAEMGCCGRPLISNGLLREARDMAGENLIRLSGALREGAYIVGVEPSCLLTLRDEYPSLILGDDTRRLADSVFLLEEFLVHLKEKGELELPLRERPGRALFHGHCHQKSLVGSGPSLETLKLIPGLEVEEIPSGCCGMAGSFGYQKEHYDISLAIGEMKLFPAIRDEDAQTHVIANGVSCRQQIGHGTGRQARHLVEFLAEAIDD; from the coding sequence ATGGCGGGCTGGGAAAAACTCGAAAGCGAATTAAAAGAGGCCATCGAGGGCGAGGTTCGCTTCGACCCCTACTCCAAAAAACTCTACAGCACCGATGCCAGCATGTATCGTATTGAACCGGTCGGCGTCGTCATTCCCCGTTCGGCTGAAGATGTGAAGAAAACTCTCGAAATATCGGCGGGCCACAGGGCGGCCGTTCTTTCACGCGGCGGAGGCACCAGCCTCGCCGGGCAGACTGTCGGCAAGGCAGTTGTCCTCGATTTCTCCAAGTATATGAATAGTGTCATCGAGCATGACCTCGACGGCGAATGGGCCCGTGTTCAGCCCGGACTCGTCCAAGATCACTTCAACGATTATCTAAAACCACACGGTTTTGTTTTCGGTCCGAACACCTCCACCAGCAGTCGGGCCACCCTCGGCGGAATGATGGGAAACAATTCCTCGGGCTCAGAATCGCTTGTTTATGGAAAAACCGTCGATCATGTCCACGAAATATCAGGCTTCCTGGCGGGCGGCGAGCCTTTCACTTTTGGCCCTCTCGAAGGGGCGGCACTACAGTCCAAACTTGAGGAAAAATCTCGAATCGGAGACATATACCGCACCCTCCACCGCCTCTCGGACGAGAATCGCCAGGAAATAGATGACCGTTATCCGAAGATCATGCGCCGGGTGGCCGGATATAACCTCGATGAATTGATCAAGGACGAGCCCTTTAATCTCGCTAAATTTCTCGTCGGCTCAGAAGGCACTCTCGCCACCATCACCGAGGCCAAGGTTCGCATCTGCCGCCGCCCGAGGGCCCGAGGCTCTCTGGCCATCCACTTCGACTCGGTTGAGCGCGCCCTGGCCGCCAGCGCCCAGATATTGACCCACAAGCCCGCCGCTCTTGAAATCATGGACCGCCTTCTCCTCGGCCTCGCCCAACAGAACATCGAGGCGCGCCGCTGGATGACTTCATTTATGGAAGGCGATCCCGAAGCCACTCTTCAGGTAATTTTCTTTGGCGACGGCGCCGATGAAGTACGCGCCAAGGTCGAGGGATTAATAAGCGAGCTTGAAAGAGATGGCATCGGATATTCGCGCGTTCCCCTGCTCGACGCCGCCGGGCAGGCCGCCATATCGAATGTACGGAAGGCCGGGCTCGGCTTTTTGCTTGGCGTAAAGGGCGACAAAAAACCTTATGCTTTCATAGAAGATTGTGCCGTGGCGCCCGAAAAACTTCTCGACTACTATCGCAAGCTTGAAAAAATCATACGCGACCACGACACCCAAGGTTCCTTCTACGGACACTCGAGCGTTGGGCTCATGCACATACGGCCCAGCATTAACCTCAAGATGGAATCAGAAGTTAAAAAAATGGTTTCCATACAGGAGCAGACGTCTGACCTCGTTCTCGAATTCGGCGGGGCCATGAGCGGGGAGCATGGCGACGGGCTTGCTCGAAGCCATCTGGTGCCTAAGTTTTTTGGAAATAAACTCTACAATAGCTTCTGCGAAGTGAAGCGAACCTTCGACCCCGAAGGGCTGATGAACCCGGGAAAAATTGTTAACGCCGACGCTTTCACGGACAATTTCAGGATCAGCCCCACATACAAGACGGTGCCTATTTCCACCATCATGGATTTCTCTGCCGATGGCGGCTTCGCTCGAGCGATTGAGATGTGTAACGGGGTGGGGGCCTGCCGGAAACGAGACGGGACCATGTGCCCTTCCTTCCAGGCCACAAATGAGGAGGAACATTCCACCCGAGGCCGGGCCAATGCGTTAAGAGAGGTTATTTCGGGCGGCATCGAGGGCGAGGATTTATCATCTAAGCGCCTCTACGAGGTGATGGAACTGTGTCTTGGATGCAAAGGTTGCAAGGCCGAGTGCCCATCGAGCGTGGACATGGCCAAGATAAAAGCCGAAGTCATGCAGGCGCACTGGGACCGCCACGGCACCCCACTAGGAACTCGCTTGTTCGGACGGATTGCGCAGATCAATCGTCTAAGCAAACCCTTCGCCGCATTGGTGAACATGGGCTACAAGAACACATTCTTACGCTCGCTCATGGAGCGTTTTATGGGCGTGGATAAAAGGCGCGAGTTGTCTCCGCTGGTGAGCGAAACTTTCGAGGAATGGTTCCGCTCACGACCAAGTGGCGTAAAATCGACACGAGGCAAGGTCCTCTTCATGAACGATACTTTCACGAATTTCCACCACCCCGAGGTGGGAAAGGCGACCATCCGCGTGCTTGAAGCCGCTGGTTTTGAAGTACAACTCGCAGAGATGGGCTGTTGCGGGCGACCCCTGATATCGAATGGCCTGCTTCGTGAGGCAAGAGACATGGCCGGAGAGAATTTGATTCGCCTCTCTGGTGCACTTCGTGAGGGGGCCTATATCGTTGGGGTGGAGCCTAGTTGTCTGCTCACGCTGCGAGATGAATATCCGAGTCTCATCTTGGGCGATGATACCCGTCGGCTAGCCGACTCGGTTTTTCTTCTTGAGGAGTTTCTCGTTCATTTAAAGGAAAAAGGAGAACTCGAACTTCCCCTTCGCGAGCGTCCGGGCCGGGCCCTCTTTCACGGCCACTGCCACCAGAAATCCCTCGTGGGCTCGGGTCCCTCGCTTGAAACGCTGAAACTCATTCCCGGCCTTGAGGTCGAAGAAATTCCCTCGGGCTGTTGCGGAATGGCGGGCTCATTCGGCTACCAGAAAGAGCACTACGACATATCTCTGGCTATCGGCGAGATGAAACTTTTCCCAGCAATTCGGGATGAGGATGCCCAAACGCATGTCATCGCTAATGGGGTCTCATGTCGACAGCAAATCGGCCACGGCACCGGACGCCAGGCCCGCCACCTCGTCGAATTTCTCGCCGAGGCGATCGACGATTAA
- a CDS encoding carboxymuconolactone decarboxylase family protein: MSRLPDLSTDTMNEEQKRTYDIIRPGQTGSVKGPSSAWMRSPGVCERFGWFIAYMRHESPVSARLVELGILITVGHWDSEYPWDRHAALAREVGLGDDVIAALAEKRRPEFSNADEEAVYNFSIELRENHKVGDDTYNAALEHLGEQGLVEMVALLGFYATVAMTVNAFEIPNV, from the coding sequence ATGAGCCGTCTTCCGGATTTGTCCACAGATACGATGAACGAGGAGCAAAAGCGCACCTATGACATTATCAGGCCCGGCCAAACGGGCTCTGTTAAAGGGCCAAGCAGTGCCTGGATGAGAAGTCCCGGGGTATGTGAGCGTTTTGGATGGTTTATTGCCTACATGAGGCATGAGAGCCCGGTTTCCGCTCGGTTGGTTGAACTGGGTATCCTCATCACGGTGGGCCACTGGGATTCGGAATATCCCTGGGATAGGCATGCAGCTCTGGCGCGTGAAGTTGGGTTGGGCGATGACGTAATAGCGGCTCTGGCTGAGAAGAGGCGGCCTGAATTTTCGAACGCTGATGAGGAGGCAGTCTATAACTTCAGCATCGAGCTTAGGGAGAATCATAAAGTTGGTGATGACACGTATAATGCGGCACTGGAGCATCTGGGGGAGCAAGGGCTGGTTGAGATGGTCGCTCTTTTAGGTTTCTACGCTACGGTGGCGATGACGGTTAACGCTTTTGAGATTCCCAATGTTTGA
- a CDS encoding radical SAM protein: protein MEKLLLGRIFPLWAYILITRRCNLSCSYCYVTEDHLKKMGLKYPQKELNLSQLKQSVDKLHEFGTRWVSFFGGEPTVRRKELVGIVEYASKEKNIFTQLPTNGFLLGDKSYVDELGCAGIDLIDVSLDSLFRFDLSKKDLFHRPDLFENIFEGREKYGYTIKTNLVLTKTNVDQLEPIMEFANDNNVLLSVRLALNPPIPPQGWTGDCGFYFTDREEDHQIVDRAVDYVLRKKDEGYVTTEPAEYYQTMKNYIRAVPGVWKCDAGKYHLTVDSDGTLMQCALLLDGLGLNILDLDKNYFSDIESKVKSNLTQCNDRCLAAAYFCAQHYRKNPLSIFKQGFLQK, encoded by the coding sequence ATGGAAAAATTGTTGTTGGGGCGAATTTTCCCCTTGTGGGCGTACATCCTTATCACAAGGAGATGCAACCTTTCCTGTTCTTATTGTTATGTCACGGAAGACCATCTCAAAAAGATGGGGCTTAAATACCCTCAGAAGGAATTAAACCTTTCTCAACTCAAGCAATCAGTGGATAAGTTGCACGAATTCGGGACACGGTGGGTTTCTTTTTTCGGGGGGGAACCTACTGTCAGAAGAAAAGAGTTGGTTGGTATTGTTGAATATGCGAGCAAGGAAAAGAATATTTTCACGCAATTGCCTACCAATGGATTTCTCTTGGGTGATAAATCTTATGTTGACGAACTCGGGTGCGCGGGCATTGATTTGATCGATGTCTCCCTCGATAGCCTCTTCAGGTTCGATCTGAGTAAAAAAGATTTGTTCCATAGGCCGGATTTATTTGAAAATATTTTCGAGGGCAGGGAAAAGTATGGTTATACGATTAAAACCAATTTGGTTTTGACGAAAACGAATGTCGATCAACTCGAGCCAATTATGGAATTCGCCAACGATAATAATGTCTTGCTTTCTGTCAGATTGGCGTTGAATCCTCCCATTCCGCCTCAGGGATGGACGGGGGATTGCGGTTTTTATTTCACGGACAGGGAAGAGGACCATCAGATTGTTGATAGGGCTGTAGATTATGTCTTGAGAAAAAAAGATGAAGGCTATGTAACCACGGAGCCCGCCGAATATTATCAGACGATGAAGAATTATATTCGGGCGGTTCCTGGGGTATGGAAGTGCGATGCCGGAAAATATCATTTGACCGTCGATAGCGACGGCACGTTGATGCAATGCGCTCTGTTGCTGGACGGGCTGGGATTGAACATCCTGGATTTGGATAAAAATTATTTCAGCGATATTGAATCAAAAGTAAAATCCAACCTGACCCAATGCAATGACAGATGTCTGGCGGCGGCCTATTTTTGCGCACAACATTACAGAAAAAATCCTTTGTCAATTTTCAAGCAAGGTTTCCTTCAAAAATAA
- a CDS encoding MOSC domain-containing protein encodes MWTGEITSLHLAPEAAAPMETRPELLAVAGKGIEGDRYAKGIGFFSKNVGPRRQVTLFESEVLETILRDHNKKLAPNECRMNLITRGAPLTHLVGKTFRAGGATLRGLVLNEPCKHLIEVIGKPVLSSLIHRCGLFAEVLEGGIIRPGDTLKEIATD; translated from the coding sequence ATGTGGACTGGAGAGATCACCTCGCTCCACCTCGCGCCCGAGGCCGCAGCCCCCATGGAAACGCGGCCCGAGCTTCTCGCCGTCGCGGGCAAAGGCATCGAGGGCGACCGCTACGCCAAAGGCATTGGTTTTTTCTCGAAAAATGTAGGCCCCAGGCGCCAGGTCACGCTTTTTGAGAGCGAGGTTTTGGAGACCATCCTCCGCGACCACAATAAAAAACTCGCCCCCAATGAGTGCCGGATGAACCTCATCACGCGCGGGGCGCCGCTCACCCACCTCGTAGGAAAAACCTTCCGCGCCGGCGGAGCCACCCTCCGCGGGCTGGTGCTCAACGAGCCCTGCAAGCATCTTATAGAAGTCATCGGCAAGCCGGTTCTCTCCTCGCTCATCCACCGTTGCGGCCTCTTCGCCGAGGTGTTAGAAGGCGGCATCATCCGTCCCGGCGATACGCTAAAGGAAATCGCCACCGACTGA
- a CDS encoding sulfite exporter TauE/SafE family protein: protein MSTLDWSLASLILLLGGIIKGGIGFGLPAFSIPFLSLLLGPRDAVVMLSLSACLTNIDNVRRDFSEWRSISRVLPYFAVGIVCVPLGALFLQRGNPELVRLIIGLAVYGYLAVRRFLPDMGEIGATARRGIGVACGLLAGFLSGMANLPGPVSIVYYSMFKFPKNTFIFLVNAFNTLTIGFAIGSYYMGGAYTRPAIIRAMLALVPVYMGFWVGVRIREKIPQEHFFRLVNWGLFGVATTLIVRSVWRFF, encoded by the coding sequence GTGAGCACACTCGATTGGAGCCTTGCCTCCCTGATTCTCCTCCTCGGCGGAATCATCAAGGGCGGCATCGGCTTCGGCCTGCCCGCTTTCTCGATACCTTTTCTCTCGCTCCTCCTCGGGCCGAGGGACGCCGTGGTGATGCTCTCGCTCTCTGCCTGCCTGACCAACATCGACAACGTGCGGCGGGATTTCAGCGAGTGGCGGAGCATCTCCCGTGTCCTGCCCTACTTCGCCGTCGGCATCGTCTGTGTGCCGCTCGGGGCCCTCTTCCTCCAGCGCGGCAACCCCGAGCTCGTCCGCCTCATCATCGGCCTCGCCGTCTACGGCTATCTCGCCGTGCGGCGCTTTCTACCCGACATGGGCGAGATCGGCGCCACCGCCCGCCGTGGCATCGGCGTCGCCTGCGGCCTGTTGGCAGGCTTCCTCTCGGGGATGGCCAACCTCCCCGGCCCGGTGAGTATCGTCTATTACTCGATGTTCAAGTTCCCGAAAAACACCTTCATCTTCCTCGTCAACGCCTTCAACACCCTGACCATCGGCTTCGCCATCGGCTCCTACTACATGGGGGGCGCATACACCCGGCCCGCCATCATCCGCGCCATGCTCGCCCTCGTCCCGGTCTACATGGGCTTTTGGGTGGGGGTCCGGATTCGCGAGAAAATCCCCCAGGAGCACTTCTTCCGCCTCGTCAACTGGGGCCTGTTCGGCGTCGCGACCACCCTCATCGTCAGGAGCGTGTGGCGTTTTTTCTAA
- a CDS encoding aminopeptidase P family protein: MSENDYPKFSDNEMSRRRDLAIKLMEDEGLDAILLYGFSGSNRNAQANIFWLTGYRDFNHAYLIFPKEGEPSLFVGLYNHLHNAKGIASIEDVRHGGYGNPELMSNQLDALGLGAGRIGLAGINPRFNSLIPFEHMDYLKDRFPEVEWVNVSAKFRDLRVVKSTEEIEWLREAARLTDLSMTACEEYARPGISEIELAGRLSAAFRIEGGEQMVHFVTATPMAAPETPLPWQNPRQRKLEKGDIVLTEISAAYNGYAAQVLRPFTVGADPTPPYQALFDAAMACFEGAAKAMKAGAPVGDILDAVEVIPERGFKIYDSIAHGFGVDLVQPSIGIRGSGYAPPPADFCYEENMVMVIQPNPMDDEGHGLQIGDLGIVTKTGFETLHTYPMAFPRCG, encoded by the coding sequence ATGAGCGAGAATGATTATCCCAAATTTTCAGATAATGAGATGAGCCGCCGGCGGGATTTGGCAATAAAATTAATGGAAGATGAAGGTCTTGACGCGATTCTCCTTTACGGATTTAGCGGATCGAACCGAAATGCCCAGGCCAACATTTTCTGGCTCACGGGCTATCGCGATTTCAACCACGCCTACCTGATTTTCCCAAAAGAGGGCGAACCTTCTCTGTTTGTCGGCCTCTACAACCATCTGCATAACGCCAAAGGCATCGCCTCGATAGAGGATGTGCGCCACGGGGGCTACGGCAACCCCGAACTCATGTCCAATCAGCTCGACGCCCTTGGGTTGGGCGCGGGCCGCATCGGGCTCGCGGGCATCAACCCGCGCTTCAACAGCCTGATTCCTTTTGAGCACATGGACTATCTAAAGGATCGTTTTCCCGAGGTGGAATGGGTGAACGTCTCGGCAAAATTCCGTGACCTTCGCGTCGTCAAGAGCACCGAGGAAATCGAATGGCTGCGCGAGGCCGCCCGGCTGACCGACCTGTCGATGACGGCATGTGAGGAATATGCCCGGCCAGGCATCTCCGAGATCGAGCTGGCGGGCCGCCTCTCGGCTGCCTTCCGCATCGAGGGGGGCGAGCAGATGGTTCACTTCGTCACCGCGACGCCGATGGCGGCGCCCGAAACCCCGCTTCCCTGGCAGAATCCCCGACAACGAAAGCTTGAAAAGGGCGATATCGTTTTGACCGAAATCAGCGCGGCCTATAACGGCTACGCCGCCCAGGTCCTTAGGCCCTTCACCGTTGGAGCGGATCCGACACCACCCTACCAGGCGCTCTTTGATGCGGCGATGGCATGTTTCGAGGGCGCGGCCAAGGCGATGAAGGCGGGTGCGCCTGTCGGCGACATACTCGACGCGGTGGAAGTCATCCCCGAGCGGGGCTTTAAAATCTATGATTCGATCGCCCACGGCTTCGGGGTGGACCTGGTGCAACCCTCGATCGGAATTCGAGGCTCAGGCTACGCCCCGCCGCCGGCAGATTTTTGCTACGAGGAAAATATGGTGATGGTGATTCAGCCCAACCCGATGGACGATGAGGGCCACGGCCTCCAGATTGGGGATCTGGGAATTGTCACCAAAACCGGCTTCGAGACGCTGCACACCTACCCGATGGCATTCCCCCGGTGCGGTTGA
- a CDS encoding OmpA family protein has protein sequence MGNRTLSLLIIAVLLAGGGFLAYQSHERSLALEAANSTLASSKAALNRERGSTVQLKAKLSSTTTRLAEVEKTHNAALANEREAGKQATEALGKKVADLEQEKKAALAEINSTLLETRKEHDALKEKSKKSEKVLAELRDALAGTSSSAAENRRTLTRTRQLLATAEEKRRATLARAKSVSQKAQEEAKRAQMLEASLAELTRKYNNQIISLHKTKETLQIQIVDKLLFDMGSAELRDAGLEALDRIASALKNQRNRNIRVEGHTDNLPIRGGLARRYPSNWELSAARAIAVVRRLEAQGIAPARLSATGYAFHHPVADNATAEGRARNRRIEILMNRKQGKN, from the coding sequence ATGGGAAACCGCACGCTGTCCCTGCTTATCATCGCCGTCCTTCTCGCTGGCGGAGGATTCCTCGCCTACCAGTCCCATGAAAGAAGTCTTGCCCTTGAGGCCGCCAATAGCACGCTCGCCTCAAGCAAGGCCGCTCTTAACCGCGAGCGCGGGTCCACCGTACAACTAAAGGCAAAACTATCGAGCACCACTACACGTCTCGCCGAGGTCGAAAAAACACACAACGCGGCCCTCGCCAATGAACGCGAGGCAGGAAAACAGGCCACAGAAGCACTGGGGAAAAAAGTCGCTGATCTTGAGCAGGAAAAAAAAGCTGCGCTGGCCGAGATAAACTCGACACTTCTCGAAACGAGAAAAGAGCACGACGCGCTCAAGGAAAAATCAAAAAAGAGCGAAAAGGTGCTGGCTGAGCTCAGAGACGCCCTCGCCGGGACATCCTCCTCGGCGGCCGAAAACCGCCGGACACTTACCCGAACGCGTCAACTTCTCGCCACGGCAGAGGAAAAGCGCCGTGCTACGCTGGCGCGAGCCAAGAGCGTCTCTCAAAAAGCGCAAGAGGAAGCCAAGAGGGCGCAAATGCTTGAGGCCTCGCTCGCCGAACTAACGCGCAAGTACAATAACCAGATCATCTCCCTTCACAAGACAAAGGAAACGCTCCAAATCCAAATTGTCGATAAACTTCTGTTCGACATGGGGAGCGCCGAGCTAAGGGATGCGGGGCTTGAGGCCCTCGACCGCATTGCCTCTGCTCTCAAGAACCAGCGAAATCGGAATATCCGCGTTGAGGGCCATACCGATAACCTGCCCATCCGGGGCGGCCTCGCCCGCCGCTACCCATCGAACTGGGAGCTATCCGCCGCCCGCGCCATTGCAGTCGTGCGGCGCCTTGAGGCCCAGGGCATAGCGCCCGCTCGTCTCTCGGCCACCGGATATGCCTTCCACCACCCCGTCGCCGACAACGCGACAGCGGAGGGCCGCGCCCGTAATCGCCGAATAGAAATCCTCATGAACCGCAAGCAAGGGAAAAACTAA
- a CDS encoding MFS transporter, protein MSNDNPEAGEASASPDFKKTAFATLIFSHAINDMSGAFFAPLAPLIAKEFGLTLTAIGLIMTIRSFAGSLPQTLFGWLTDRHPSRWWLLSTPLIVGISRTIIGFASGFWSLTAMLSVGALGAACYHPAAASMARDISAGRRGLVMSIYVAAGRIGHAMGPIIALTLVSLLGLRGLVFAVSFYALSAAALARFAPRPTRQEAPPSEKAPSKFHRENWRPLVILYVTTICRNMVMVNLYGFLPLYFAAKGGALWEGGGALTLLLVSGASGGIVGGWLSDRFGRKTVIVLSAAAVAPLVLLFLRAEGIFQFALIPPLGVFTHAAMGVRMAYAQELMPGSPALAAGIMQGGNWFISGGTLAATGAIGDIWGLEFALGLLAAVAALEFVISLALPKEVRGAAKVGA, encoded by the coding sequence TTGTCTAACGATAATCCAGAGGCCGGGGAGGCTTCCGCTTCCCCGGATTTCAAGAAAACCGCGTTTGCCACCCTGATATTCTCTCATGCCATCAACGACATGTCGGGTGCTTTCTTTGCACCCCTGGCTCCGCTCATCGCAAAAGAATTTGGTCTTACCCTGACCGCCATTGGGCTCATCATGACGATTCGCTCGTTCGCGGGCTCGCTTCCCCAGACTTTGTTTGGCTGGCTGACCGACCGCCACCCGAGTCGGTGGTGGCTCCTTTCCACCCCGCTCATTGTCGGAATCTCGAGAACCATTATTGGGTTTGCCTCGGGATTTTGGAGCTTGACTGCCATGCTCTCGGTAGGCGCCCTGGGCGCCGCTTGCTACCACCCTGCGGCTGCCTCGATGGCTCGCGACATATCGGCTGGCAGGCGCGGGCTCGTGATGTCTATCTATGTTGCCGCCGGACGTATCGGGCATGCCATGGGCCCTATTATCGCGCTCACGCTCGTCTCGTTGCTGGGGCTTCGTGGCCTGGTCTTCGCTGTGAGCTTTTATGCGCTTTCGGCGGCGGCGCTCGCCCGGTTCGCACCCAGGCCCACCAGGCAGGAGGCCCCTCCGAGCGAAAAAGCCCCCTCGAAATTCCACCGAGAAAATTGGCGGCCCCTGGTGATTCTTTACGTCACGACAATTTGCAGGAACATGGTGATGGTCAATCTCTACGGTTTTTTGCCCCTTTATTTTGCGGCCAAGGGAGGGGCGCTCTGGGAGGGAGGCGGGGCGCTCACCTTGTTGCTTGTCTCAGGCGCATCGGGCGGCATCGTTGGCGGCTGGCTCTCGGATCGCTTCGGAAGAAAGACGGTCATCGTTCTTTCGGCGGCGGCTGTCGCTCCGTTGGTCCTACTTTTCTTGCGCGCCGAGGGTATTTTTCAGTTTGCCCTCATCCCTCCGCTCGGTGTATTCACCCACGCTGCCATGGGGGTGCGCATGGCCTATGCCCAGGAACTCATGCCGGGCAGTCCGGCTCTTGCTGCGGGAATCATGCAGGGAGGCAACTGGTTCATCTCGGGCGGGACTCTTGCTGCCACTGGTGCCATTGGCGACATATGGGGTCTTGAGTTTGCACTGGGGCTACTGGCGGCCGTCGCGGCGCTTGAGTTTGTCATTTCACTTGCTTTGCCCAAGGAGGTGCGCGGAGCCGCCAAAGTGGGGGCCTGA
- the gdhA gene encoding NADP-specific glutamate dehydrogenase: MTAAAETQSNQEIDKFMNGLIKRNPGEPEFHQAVQEVANTIIPFTLEHPEYRKAQILERMTEPDRIVIFRVTWEDDEGNFRVNRAWRVQFNNSIGPYKGGMRFHPSVTLSVLKFLGFEQVLKNSLTTLPMGGGKGGSNFNPKGKSDAEVMRFCQSLMIELFRHIGEDTDVPAGDIGVGAREISFLFGQYKRLANRFTGILTGKGLAFGGSLVRTEATGFGCVYFMENMLGARGDSLEGKSAVVSGSGNVALYTIDKLNQLGARVLTASDSGGFIHDPAGIDGEKLEWLKDLKEVRRGRISEYAEKFGCTYHEGERPWNVPCNLAFPCATQNEINAEQAKALVANGVMGVAEGANMPTELDGVHAFMNAKIIYGPSKASNAGGVAVSGLEQSQNSLRISWSREEVDNRLKDIMKSIHEKCVTYGEEGGGYINYVKGANIAGFVKVADAMVAYGAV; the protein is encoded by the coding sequence ATGACCGCTGCCGCAGAGACTCAAAGCAATCAAGAAATTGACAAATTCATGAATGGGCTAATCAAGCGGAATCCGGGGGAGCCTGAATTCCACCAGGCAGTTCAGGAAGTGGCCAACACGATTATCCCTTTTACGCTTGAGCATCCCGAATATAGAAAGGCTCAGATTCTAGAGCGAATGACCGAACCGGACCGAATCGTTATTTTTCGCGTTACTTGGGAGGATGATGAGGGGAATTTTCGGGTGAACCGCGCCTGGCGGGTGCAGTTCAACAACTCGATAGGCCCCTATAAGGGGGGGATGCGCTTTCATCCCTCGGTGACGCTCAGCGTTCTTAAATTCCTGGGGTTTGAGCAGGTCCTAAAAAACAGCCTGACGACGCTGCCCATGGGCGGCGGCAAGGGCGGCTCGAATTTTAACCCCAAGGGCAAGAGCGACGCCGAGGTAATGCGCTTTTGTCAGTCGTTAATGATCGAACTCTTTCGCCATATTGGTGAGGATACCGATGTTCCAGCAGGCGATATAGGCGTTGGCGCCCGCGAAATAAGTTTTCTGTTTGGCCAGTACAAGCGGCTCGCCAATCGCTTCACGGGCATCCTCACCGGCAAGGGCCTTGCCTTTGGCGGCAGCCTCGTGCGCACCGAGGCGACGGGTTTTGGCTGCGTGTATTTTATGGAGAATATGCTCGGTGCCAGGGGAGACTCGTTAGAGGGAAAATCTGCTGTCGTCTCTGGCTCGGGCAATGTTGCCCTCTATACCATCGACAAGCTTAACCAGCTTGGTGCCCGGGTGCTTACGGCCTCGGATTCGGGTGGGTTTATCCACGACCCAGCGGGAATTGACGGCGAAAAGCTCGAATGGCTCAAAGATCTCAAGGAGGTTCGCCGCGGGCGTATTTCGGAGTATGCCGAAAAATTTGGTTGCACCTACCACGAAGGCGAGCGCCCCTGGAATGTGCCATGTAACCTGGCCTTCCCCTGCGCCACACAGAATGAAATTAACGCAGAGCAGGCCAAGGCGCTTGTTGCCAACGGTGTCATGGGCGTTGCCGAGGGCGCCAACATGCCGACTGAACTAGACGGTGTGCATGCCTTCATGAACGCAAAGATAATCTATGGGCCAAGCAAGGCATCGAACGCTGGTGGGGTCGCCGTCTCGGGTCTTGAGCAGAGTCAGAACTCGCTTCGTATCTCCTGGTCGCGAGAGGAGGTTGATAACCGTCTCAAGGACATCATGAAGAGCATTCACGAGAAATGTGTGACCTATGGCGAGGAGGGCGGCGGCTACATCAACTACGTTAAAGGCGCTAACATCGCGGGCTTCGTCAAGGTGGCAGATGCCATGGTGGCCTACGGCGCGGTCTAG